From Lysinibacillus sp. SGAir0095, the proteins below share one genomic window:
- the lepB gene encoding signal peptidase I — protein MTQPTKPKSEFMSWLVAILFGIVISFICREFVFSPLVVKGASMMPTYENQDVIIVSKISEINRFDQVVFEAPYEDEYYIKRVIGLPGDTVEMKDDILIINNTEYEESYVNRDNSNPLQIRVTENFTLEEITGYDTVPEGYLFVLGDNRLRSSDSRHYGLIPTDSVLGESKIRIYPLSNFKLFNTSKE, from the coding sequence ATGACACAGCCAACAAAGCCAAAAAGTGAATTTATGTCATGGTTAGTTGCTATTTTATTTGGAATTGTCATTTCGTTTATTTGTCGAGAATTTGTTTTTTCCCCACTTGTTGTAAAAGGTGCTTCCATGATGCCTACATATGAGAATCAAGATGTTATTATTGTTAGTAAAATAAGTGAAATCAATCGATTTGATCAGGTTGTTTTTGAAGCTCCTTATGAGGATGAATATTATATAAAACGTGTGATAGGTTTACCTGGTGATACTGTTGAAATGAAGGATGATATTTTAATAATAAATAATACCGAGTATGAGGAATCCTATGTGAATCGTGATAATAGCAACCCACTTCAAATAAGAGTAACTGAAAACTTTACGTTAGAAGAAATTACGGGATATGACACAGTTCCTGAAGGGTATTTATTTGTTTTAGGAGATAATCGTTTAAGAAGTTCCGATAGTCGACATTACGGATTAATTCCGACTGATTCCGTTTTAGGAGAATCCAAAATCCGAATCTATCCATTAAGTAATTTCAAATTGTTTAATACAAGCAAAGAATAA
- a CDS encoding IS3 family transposase (programmed frameshift) produces the protein MTKRLLTKKEQELLKINPYVKSVSEKAITYTDEFKRHFIAENEQGKLPRDIFEEAGLSVDLIGMDRIKTAGKRWRAAYRNSGIVGLQDTRKMNSGRPSERKLTPEEKIARLEAKNQLLRAENELLKKPRSTRKADVEEEITIETKLKFELIHQTLQKYKLKRMVSYLCKVMGVSRSGFYHHFDEKSAQNRAKQDEADEVVKDIILKAYHFRGRKKGARQIKMTLQSQYSITYNLKRIRRIMKKFNINCPIRKANPYRRMVKATKEHRIYANELKRKFKQGIVSKVLLTDITYLPYRNGKRAYLSTIKDAETNEILAYEVSSSLHLDIALNTLKKLKKHSHLAEDAFIHSDQGFHYTSPIYQALVKKMGLGQSMSRRGNCWDNAPQESFFGHLKDETNFSNCETLEEVKREIKSYMTYYNHYRGQWNLKKLPPAKYRQQLQQVA, from the exons CCGACGAATTCAAACGTCATTTTATTGCAGAAAATGAACAGGGGAAGCTACCTAGAGATATCTTCGAGGAAGCTGGCTTAAGTGTGGACTTAATTGGAATGGATCGTATTAAAACAGCGGGGAAACGCTGGCGTGCAGCCTATCGTAATTCTGGCATTGTAGGTTTACAAGATACTCGTAAAATGAATTCCGGCCGACCTTCTGAACGGAAATTAACCCCAGAAGAAAAAATCGCCCGTTTAGAAGCGAAAAACCAGTTATTACGTGCAGAAAATGAACTACTAAAAAAGC CTCGATCTACTCGAAAGGCAGATGTTGAAGAAGAAATCACAATCGAAACGAAACTAAAATTTGAATTAATCCACCAGACGCTTCAAAAGTATAAACTAAAGCGTATGGTGAGCTATCTATGTAAGGTAATGGGTGTGTCTCGTTCAGGGTTCTATCATCATTTTGATGAAAAATCAGCGCAAAATCGTGCCAAACAAGATGAAGCAGATGAAGTGGTGAAAGACATCATTTTAAAGGCGTATCATTTCCGAGGACGTAAAAAGGGAGCACGCCAAATTAAAATGACGCTTCAAAGCCAATATAGCATCACCTATAACTTAAAGCGGATTCGCCGCATTATGAAGAAATTTAACATCAACTGTCCAATTCGCAAGGCAAATCCTTATCGAAGAATGGTCAAAGCGACGAAAGAACACCGCATTTATGCGAACGAATTAAAACGCAAATTTAAACAAGGTATAGTGAGTAAAGTGTTATTGACAGACATCACATATTTGCCATATCGAAACGGCAAACGTGCATATTTATCAACGATTAAGGACGCTGAAACGAACGAAATTCTAGCTTATGAAGTGTCATCTTCTTTACACTTGGACATCGCTCTGAATACGTTGAAGAAATTAAAAAAACATTCGCATTTAGCAGAAGATGCCTTTATCCATTCCGATCAGGGTTTCCATTATACAAGCCCGATTTACCAGGCATTGGTGAAGAAAATGGGTTTAGGTCAGTCTATGTCACGGCGAGGAAACTGTTGGGATAATGCGCCTCAAGAATCATTCTTTGGGCATTTAAAAGATGAAACAAACTTTAGCAATTGTGAAACGCTTGAAGAAGTAAAACGTGAAATCAAAAGTTACATGACCTACTACAATCATTATCGTGGGCAATGGAATTTAAAAAAGCTGCCGCCTGCAAAATACAGACAGCAGCTTCAACAAGTTGCCTAG
- a CDS encoding ABC transporter ATP-binding protein, whose amino-acid sequence MINLSDVTVIKNKIDILKNVDWEVKKGEHWSILGLNGSGKTTLLNVINGYLHPTYGHVEVLGELFGKTYIPDLRKQIGLISASIQQQIKDFESVLSIVLSGKFASIGLWDAVEKTDIEQAQSYIGLLNCEHLQDREYGTLSQGERQRVLIARALMAHPKILILDEPCNGLDIISREELLKIIEELSKSKDCPTLIYVTHHVEEILPCFTHTLLLKNGEVFCQGLSKELLTEITLSNFFERPVAVQIEQNRTWIALKESLIQN is encoded by the coding sequence TTGATTAATCTCAGTGATGTAACAGTTATTAAGAACAAAATAGATATTTTAAAAAATGTGGATTGGGAAGTAAAAAAAGGAGAGCATTGGTCGATTTTAGGATTGAATGGTTCCGGTAAAACAACTTTGTTGAATGTAATCAATGGCTACCTGCATCCAACTTATGGTCATGTGGAAGTATTAGGTGAATTATTTGGTAAAACATACATACCTGATTTACGAAAACAAATTGGTCTAATAAGCGCATCTATCCAACAACAAATAAAAGATTTTGAAAGTGTCTTAAGTATTGTCTTAAGTGGAAAGTTTGCATCAATAGGTCTATGGGATGCTGTAGAAAAAACAGATATTGAACAAGCACAATCATATATTGGATTATTAAATTGCGAGCATCTACAAGATCGAGAATATGGAACTTTATCACAAGGTGAACGTCAAAGAGTATTAATTGCAAGAGCTTTGATGGCTCATCCAAAAATCCTGATATTAGATGAGCCCTGTAATGGCTTAGATATTATTTCGCGGGAAGAATTGCTGAAAATTATCGAAGAATTATCGAAATCAAAGGATTGTCCAACACTTATTTATGTCACACATCATGTAGAAGAGATTCTTCCTTGCTTTACGCATACCTTGTTATTAAAAAATGGGGAAGTATTTTGTCAAGGATTATCCAAAGAACTTTTAACGGAGATCACTTTGTCAAACTTTTTTGAACGCCCTGTAGCAGTACAAATTGAACAAAATCGGACTTGGATTGCCTTAAAGGAAAGTCTGATACAGAACTAA
- a CDS encoding SRPBCC domain-containing protein: MLAKIYKSEAGYIAEYDRYFDVPTEKVWPLLISNEKFKLWMEHLEITDLRKGGNINFHYNDGSGNLEKIKITDYVDDKALQFEWGEDTVRFEIIPENSGTLLVMKQFLTNLTDHTPKDLAGWHVCLLRFNDVVTGESTFLPEDEWEKWYVEYKLLVHNLDNQ, encoded by the coding sequence ATGCTTGCAAAAATATACAAAAGTGAAGCTGGATATATAGCAGAATATGATCGCTATTTTGATGTACCAACCGAAAAAGTATGGCCTTTATTAATCAGCAACGAAAAATTCAAACTTTGGATGGAGCATCTTGAAATAACAGACCTAAGAAAAGGTGGGAATATTAATTTTCATTATAATGACGGGTCAGGAAATCTTGAGAAAATAAAAATTACAGATTATGTAGATGATAAAGCTCTTCAATTCGAATGGGGTGAAGACACGGTTCGATTTGAAATCATTCCAGAGAACTCAGGCACTCTCTTAGTCATGAAGCAATTCTTGACGAATCTCACAGACCATACTCCGAAAGACTTAGCTGGATGGCATGTTTGTTTGTTACGATTTAATGATGTTGTGACAGGGGAATCCACATTTTTGCCTGAAGATGAATGGGAAAAATGGTATGTTGAATATAAGCTTTTAGTTCATAATCTAGATAATCAATAG
- a CDS encoding DUF294 nucleotidyltransferase-like domain-containing protein produces the protein MFSLETYESIKEWKNANISFCLTNNVSLNTFHDQVMLRVLEVAIEKTKHKKAPCNFTWFITGSGGRFEQGLISDQDHGIIYEESTLENDLYFKDLGEELSKGLDIVGYPYCNGHIMSSNPIWCKSYKEWELQLSKWMEDESWESIRYLQIFYDARALFGVEDYIRRLKATIHQYQKEHPTTLRRFMENVKHHKNAIGPMGQILVEQHGIYQGYINLKYSAFLPYVNSVRLLSIKEGLFETSTLGRITGLQEKEEYRELLKYCFVNFSLLMQYRLSLFQVEEYEDTHYLNVKNLTKEQRKEIKRILKYGKKIHDTVIDLVNI, from the coding sequence GTGTTCTCTTTGGAAACGTATGAGTCAATAAAAGAGTGGAAGAATGCCAATATTTCGTTCTGCTTAACTAATAACGTTTCACTCAACACATTTCATGATCAAGTAATGCTAAGAGTATTGGAAGTTGCGATAGAAAAAACAAAACATAAAAAAGCACCTTGCAATTTTACTTGGTTTATAACTGGTAGTGGCGGCCGCTTTGAACAAGGACTAATTAGCGATCAGGATCATGGGATTATTTATGAGGAATCTACCCTTGAGAATGACTTATATTTTAAGGACCTAGGGGAGGAATTATCCAAAGGGCTGGATATTGTTGGTTATCCATATTGTAATGGCCACATTATGAGTTCTAATCCTATTTGGTGTAAATCGTATAAGGAATGGGAATTGCAGTTAAGTAAATGGATGGAGGATGAAAGTTGGGAATCGATCCGATACTTGCAGATATTTTATGATGCAAGAGCTCTATTTGGCGTTGAGGATTATATAAGACGTTTAAAAGCAACAATTCATCAGTATCAAAAAGAACACCCAACAACACTAAGGCGCTTTATGGAAAATGTAAAACACCATAAAAACGCCATTGGTCCTATGGGGCAGATTTTAGTAGAACAACATGGGATTTATCAGGGGTATATTAATTTGAAATATTCAGCTTTCTTACCTTATGTAAATTCAGTTCGACTCCTCTCAATTAAAGAGGGTCTATTTGAAACATCAACATTAGGAAGAATTACGGGGTTGCAAGAGAAGGAAGAATATAGAGAGTTATTAAAATACTGCTTTGTAAATTTTTCTTTGCTGATGCAGTATCGATTATCTTTGTTTCAAGTAGAAGAGTATGAAGATACCCATTATTTAAATGTAAAAAATTTAACCAAGGAACAACGAAAAGAGATTAAAAGAATCTTAAAATACGGAAAAAAAATCCACGATACCGTTATTGATTTGGTAAATATTTGA
- a CDS encoding exonuclease domain-containing protein: MAFEPFMQLLRGIQGKRVHGGIGGIQNSHQMAYLRHLQKEINKEEAMNSPLNKLKVVVFDIETTGFSPEKGDAILSIGAIKMCGTTILENQQFYSLINYDKEIPNGIVELTGITNDAVREAPPISNVLMSFFEFVQDSTLVAHHATHERNFMQYISSKLFKTPFKHRIVDTSFLYKLIEKDFHNVSLEKLCEQNNIPIVERHHALGDAKMTANLWQIYLGKVLELGCESLNDVYNHFSRI; encoded by the coding sequence ATGGCATTTGAACCATTTATGCAATTATTAAGAGGCATTCAAGGAAAACGTGTACATGGTGGCATTGGAGGTATCCAAAACTCTCATCAAATGGCTTACTTGCGACACTTGCAGAAAGAAATTAATAAAGAAGAAGCCATGAATTCACCATTAAATAAATTAAAAGTTGTTGTTTTCGATATCGAGACTACGGGATTTTCACCTGAAAAAGGGGACGCAATTCTATCCATCGGCGCCATAAAAATGTGTGGAACAACAATTTTGGAGAATCAGCAATTCTATTCTCTAATCAATTATGACAAAGAAATTCCCAATGGTATTGTCGAGCTAACAGGAATTACAAATGATGCAGTTCGTGAAGCGCCTCCTATCTCTAATGTTTTAATGAGTTTTTTTGAATTTGTGCAGGACTCTACTCTTGTTGCCCATCATGCAACTCATGAAAGAAATTTCATGCAATATATAAGCTCGAAGCTATTTAAGACGCCTTTTAAGCATCGTATTGTTGATACATCATTTCTCTACAAATTAATCGAAAAGGATTTTCATAATGTTTCATTAGAGAAACTTTGTGAACAGAACAATATTCCGATTGTCGAACGGCATCACGCATTAGGGGATGCAAAGATGACGGCCAATCTTTGGCAGATTTATTTAGGAAAAGTCCTTGAATTAGGTTGTGAATCATTAAATGATGTATATAATCATTTTTCGAGAATATAA
- a CDS encoding helix-turn-helix domain-containing protein: MIGEQGTGKDFISTYIHYQYEDGLLLTINFDKYPIVQLDEIPLKHIRTIKFQNLSLIKESHDILSAFINKCIDLDIHVFILLENITQFEPFTCKVSNKVELPALNERNEDISAFVLYFLSALHEKYGTIAVKIKEQSLTLLKETIYPFNIDDLQIIMKEIALNENNIVIQHSTVEKVLNLEKLPIKALSLKGTLKEIEKEIIELVLKEENFNQSKTAERLGINRGTLWRKLRE, from the coding sequence TTGATTGGTGAACAAGGAACAGGAAAAGATTTTATCTCTACTTATATACATTACCAATACGAAGATGGTTTACTTTTAACAATTAATTTTGATAAATATCCTATCGTTCAATTAGATGAAATCCCGTTAAAACATATTCGTACCATCAAGTTTCAAAACCTGTCGCTTATTAAAGAGAGCCATGATATACTTTCTGCATTTATAAATAAGTGCATAGATTTGGATATTCACGTCTTTATTCTATTAGAGAACATTACTCAATTCGAACCATTTACTTGTAAAGTTTCAAATAAAGTAGAACTCCCTGCTTTAAATGAACGTAATGAAGATATATCCGCCTTTGTACTCTATTTCTTATCTGCTCTGCATGAGAAATACGGAACAATTGCAGTAAAGATCAAAGAACAATCTTTAACTTTATTAAAAGAAACAATATATCCCTTCAACATTGATGATTTACAGATTATCATGAAAGAAATTGCATTAAATGAAAATAATATTGTAATCCAACATTCCACAGTAGAAAAAGTATTGAATTTAGAAAAGCTTCCCATAAAGGCACTATCACTTAAGGGAACCCTTAAAGAAATTGAAAAGGAAATTATTGAATTGGTGCTAAAGGAAGAAAATTTCAATCAGTCAAAAACCGCTGAACGTTTAGGCATCAACCGTGGAACTTTATGGAGAAAACTTAGAGAGTAA
- a CDS encoding NADPH-dependent FMN reductase — translation MIKIGIILGSTREGRVSPQVGEWVKGIADGRGDATYEIIDIANFKLPLLGEPGGDASGVAEWSRSIAGCDGFVFITQEYNHSISGALKNALDFLREEWNNKAAGIVSYGSVGGARAAEHLRGILGELLVADVRVHPALSLFTDFENGTVFKPKDVQTQSVNDMLDQLISWSTALKTIRK, via the coding sequence ATGATAAAAATCGGTATTATCTTAGGTAGTACTCGTGAAGGGCGAGTTAGTCCACAAGTCGGGGAATGGGTAAAAGGAATTGCAGATGGACGTGGAGATGCAACATATGAAATCATTGATATTGCAAACTTTAAATTGCCGTTATTAGGAGAACCAGGTGGAGATGCATCGGGTGTTGCTGAGTGGTCTCGAAGTATTGCTGGTTGTGATGGATTTGTCTTTATCACTCAAGAATACAATCACTCCATTTCAGGGGCATTAAAAAATGCTCTAGATTTCTTGCGTGAGGAATGGAACAATAAAGCAGCTGGAATTGTCAGCTACGGTTCCGTTGGTGGAGCTCGGGCTGCAGAGCATTTACGCGGCATTTTAGGTGAATTGCTTGTTGCAGATGTTCGTGTACACCCAGCGTTATCTTTATTTACAGATTTTGAAAATGGTACAGTTTTCAAACCAAAAGATGTACAAACTCAATCAGTGAATGATATGTTGGATCAACTTATCTCTTGGAGTACGGCTTTAAAAACTATCCGCAAATAA
- a CDS encoding ammonium transporter produces MEAVQVLMDNLWVAIGAILVFFMLGGFILLEAGSTRMKNAGHVAGKTIFTAGIGTLVFWAVGYGFIYGDGNAFIGLSNFFYGDTTTAADAGGLTPAVDFSFQVMFALVALTIAFGGFAERAKLSVYVIFAIIFSALIYPVVAHWIWGGGWLAEHGKQDFAGSTVVHLTGAMAALAATMILKPRIGKYNKDGSSNVLAGHNQVYTTLGVLILWVGWFGFNGASTFGVADGFLGYVILNTQLAAGAGAVAAMFTAWVKTGKADVPTTLNGALAGLVAITASCGFVAPWAAVIIGLIGGIMVVFSMQLFEKLKIDDPIAALSVHGTVGVWGTLSNGLFALPALSTDIDWGHAGLFYGGGWEQLGVQALGVVASGAYAFVVAFILLKIMDKVMGGLRVTEEEEIMGLDISEHGSYGYPEQMVLEEVKLTTAATKDKLL; encoded by the coding sequence ATGGAAGCTGTTCAAGTTCTTATGGATAACTTGTGGGTGGCGATTGGTGCAATTTTAGTATTCTTTATGTTAGGTGGATTTATTCTTCTTGAAGCAGGTTCGACGAGAATGAAAAATGCCGGTCACGTAGCTGGTAAAACAATTTTCACAGCAGGTATCGGAACATTAGTTTTCTGGGCTGTTGGTTATGGTTTTATATATGGTGATGGAAATGCGTTTATCGGATTATCGAATTTTTTCTATGGAGATACAACAACTGCGGCTGACGCGGGAGGGTTGACTCCGGCAGTCGACTTTTCTTTCCAAGTAATGTTCGCTTTGGTTGCATTAACAATAGCGTTTGGTGGTTTTGCTGAACGTGCTAAATTATCAGTCTATGTAATCTTTGCTATTATTTTCTCAGCTTTAATTTATCCTGTAGTTGCACACTGGATATGGGGCGGTGGCTGGTTAGCCGAACACGGTAAACAAGACTTTGCTGGTTCAACAGTAGTTCACTTAACAGGTGCGATGGCTGCTTTGGCAGCAACAATGATTTTAAAGCCTCGTATTGGTAAATACAACAAAGATGGTTCATCAAATGTTCTTGCAGGTCATAACCAAGTATACACAACTCTAGGTGTTTTAATACTTTGGGTTGGTTGGTTCGGTTTTAATGGAGCTAGTACATTTGGTGTTGCAGATGGATTCTTGGGATATGTGATCTTAAATACCCAATTAGCTGCTGGAGCAGGTGCAGTTGCTGCAATGTTCACTGCTTGGGTGAAGACAGGGAAAGCAGATGTACCCACAACATTAAACGGTGCACTTGCTGGATTAGTTGCTATTACAGCATCATGTGGGTTCGTAGCTCCTTGGGCTGCTGTCATCATCGGTTTAATCGGTGGAATCATGGTTGTATTTAGTATGCAACTATTTGAAAAACTTAAAATCGATGATCCAATCGCTGCATTATCAGTACATGGTACTGTAGGGGTTTGGGGTACACTATCAAACGGTTTATTCGCTTTACCGGCATTGTCAACTGACATCGATTGGGGTCATGCTGGATTATTCTATGGCGGTGGCTGGGAGCAGTTAGGTGTTCAAGCTCTAGGTGTTGTTGCTTCTGGAGCTTATGCATTTGTTGTAGCTTTCATCCTTCTAAAAATTATGGATAAGGTGATGGGTGGACTTCGAGTTACAGAAGAGGAAGAAATCATGGGCTTGGATATTTCGGAACACGGAAGCTATGGTTATCCTGAACAAATGGTATTAGAAGAGGTTAAATTAACAACAGCAGCAACAAAAGATAAATTATTATAA
- a CDS encoding PrpR N-terminal domain-containing protein, protein MNINVHIIAPYEAMLPVIKECTPLFPNMKICVSVGELQAGVDIALSTKCDTDIFISRGTTAKLIKEAVKTPVIDMNITGYDMMRSLSLASNLSNKSALISFPDITTFATSTIDLMELPISVFTIKHIDEVAPLVVDLKTQGYKQIIGDTITIKTSEAYGLKGFLIHASKGTIIKALEQATELYHYMNKVNIPSKIFEVIVQRNYKNIVLLDNQNNIVYEHFTNIHFTNELKNQLYILNTDINPNNEKASKKYVEDNYIIEINGHFLPTFSYKLYILNKHDQLLNQAGLKVHTENLHMPLIANSKKMQFILQQI, encoded by the coding sequence ATGAACATAAATGTACATATAATCGCTCCATATGAAGCAATGTTACCTGTCATTAAAGAATGTACTCCACTTTTTCCAAATATGAAAATCTGTGTTTCTGTAGGTGAATTACAAGCTGGTGTTGATATCGCATTGTCAACAAAATGTGATACAGATATATTCATTAGTAGAGGGACTACCGCAAAGCTTATTAAAGAGGCAGTAAAAACACCTGTTATTGATATGAATATTACAGGTTATGATATGATGCGTTCACTTTCGTTAGCCTCGAATTTAAGTAACAAATCTGCACTTATCAGTTTTCCTGATATCACTACATTTGCTACATCGACAATTGATTTAATGGAGCTTCCGATCTCGGTATTTACAATTAAACACATTGATGAAGTTGCTCCTTTAGTTGTCGATTTGAAGACACAAGGCTATAAACAAATAATTGGTGATACAATCACCATCAAAACAAGCGAAGCATATGGTCTTAAGGGATTTTTAATTCATGCTAGTAAAGGTACGATTATTAAAGCACTAGAGCAAGCTACTGAGTTATATCATTACATGAATAAAGTAAACATTCCAAGTAAAATTTTCGAGGTTATTGTTCAAAGAAATTATAAAAATATTGTTTTACTTGATAACCAAAATAATATTGTCTATGAGCATTTTACAAACATACACTTCACTAATGAATTAAAGAATCAACTATACATATTAAATACGGATATCAATCCAAATAATGAAAAAGCTTCAAAAAAGTATGTAGAAGATAATTATATAATTGAAATTAATGGCCATTTTTTGCCCACATTTTCGTATAAATTATATATTTTAAATAAGCATGACCAGCTATTAAATCAAGCAGGATTAAAGGTGCATACAGAAAATTTGCATATGCCATTAATTGCCAATTCTAAAAAAATGCAATTTATCTTACAGCAAATTTAA
- the guaC gene encoding GMP reductase, with amino-acid sequence MENVFDYEDIQLIPNKCIVESRSECDTSIMFGGFKFKLPVVPANMQTIIDETIAIKLAENGYFYIMHRFNPETRAEFIKNMHSRKLIASISVGVKEEEYAFIEQLAVEELIPEFITIDIAHGHSNAVINMIKHIKYHLPQSFVIAGNVGTPEAVRELENAGADATKVGIGPGKVCITKIKTGFGTGGWQLAALRWCAKAATKPIIADGGIRTNGDIAKSVRFGASMVMIGSLFAGHEESPGQTVVKDGKMFKEYFGSASEFQKGEKKNVEGKKMYVEHKGSLMDTLVEMEQDLQSSISYAGGSKLDAIRTVDYVVVKNSIFNGDKVY; translated from the coding sequence ATGGAAAACGTATTTGATTATGAAGATATTCAATTAATTCCAAATAAATGTATAGTAGAAAGCCGTTCAGAATGTGATACTTCTATCATGTTTGGTGGCTTTAAATTTAAATTACCGGTTGTACCTGCAAACATGCAAACAATTATTGATGAAACAATTGCCATTAAATTAGCAGAAAATGGTTACTTTTATATCATGCATCGCTTCAATCCAGAAACACGTGCAGAATTTATTAAAAACATGCATTCTCGTAAATTAATTGCTTCTATTTCAGTTGGTGTTAAAGAAGAAGAGTATGCTTTCATTGAGCAATTAGCAGTAGAAGAACTTATTCCAGAATTTATCACAATCGATATTGCTCACGGACATTCAAACGCCGTAATTAATATGATTAAACATATTAAGTATCACTTACCACAAAGCTTTGTTATCGCTGGAAATGTTGGTACTCCTGAAGCAGTACGTGAGCTTGAAAATGCTGGTGCAGATGCAACAAAAGTTGGTATCGGACCAGGTAAAGTATGTATTACGAAAATTAAAACTGGCTTTGGCACTGGTGGATGGCAATTAGCAGCCCTTCGTTGGTGTGCTAAAGCTGCAACAAAACCAATTATTGCTGATGGTGGTATTCGTACAAATGGAGACATCGCTAAATCAGTTCGCTTCGGAGCATCTATGGTAATGATCGGTTCTCTATTTGCTGGACATGAAGAATCTCCAGGTCAAACTGTTGTAAAAGATGGCAAAATGTTCAAAGAGTACTTTGGATCTGCTTCTGAATTCCAAAAAGGCGAGAAGAAAAACGTTGAAGGTAAAAAAATGTACGTAGAACATAAAGGTTCTTTAATGGATACTTTAGTGGAAATGGAACAAGATTTACAATCATCGATTTCATATGCCGGCGGAAGCAAGTTAGACGCTATCCGTACTGTTGACTATGTAGTAGTTAAAAACTCTATCTTCAATGGGGATAAAGTTTATTAA
- a CDS encoding 3D domain-containing protein: MKTKLSMMMLLIVFTITITTNVYGMEIDRAAMHTDAEGEGIIITDQLDGGIFDDALDRSVVFYKQMQPEVYQVQEGDNLFRIAINHQVELEDLMKWNDLSNYTIHPGMELVLYENGSEKEEAATVVANASSTSQSQNVEKQALKKQSTKTESSQPKVVQSSSEEPASGRELLVTATAYTAYCEGCSGTTAIGIDLRSNPNQKVIAVDPNVIPLGSKVWVEGYGEAIAGDTGGAIKGNKIDVFIPTRNEALQWGRKQVKLKILN; this comes from the coding sequence ATGAAAACTAAATTATCAATGATGATGCTTCTTATCGTATTTACGATAACAATAACAACAAATGTATATGGTATGGAAATAGATCGAGCGGCAATGCACACCGATGCTGAAGGAGAAGGCATAATAATAACAGATCAATTAGATGGAGGAATATTTGATGATGCTTTAGATCGAAGTGTCGTTTTTTATAAACAAATGCAACCGGAAGTGTACCAGGTACAAGAAGGAGATAATCTTTTCCGAATCGCTATAAATCACCAAGTAGAATTAGAGGACTTAATGAAGTGGAACGATCTATCGAATTATACGATACATCCTGGTATGGAATTGGTACTTTATGAAAATGGAAGTGAAAAAGAAGAGGCGGCAACTGTAGTAGCGAATGCTTCATCAACTAGTCAGTCTCAAAATGTAGAAAAGCAAGCATTGAAAAAACAATCAACTAAAACAGAGTCTAGTCAACCCAAAGTGGTACAAAGCTCATCGGAAGAGCCAGCGTCAGGAAGAGAATTGTTAGTAACTGCTACCGCGTATACAGCATATTGTGAAGGATGCTCTGGTACTACAGCAATCGGTATTGATCTACGTTCAAATCCAAACCAGAAAGTGATAGCTGTAGATCCTAATGTCATTCCTTTAGGCTCGAAAGTATGGGTTGAAGGATATGGGGAGGCAATTGCAGGGGATACAGGTGGTGCTATTAAAGGAAATAAAATCGATGTTTTCATCCCGACACGTAACGAGGCTCTTCAATGGGGAAGAAAGCAAGTGAAACTGAAAATACTTAATTAA